In Amycolatopsis sp. EV170708-02-1, the following are encoded in one genomic region:
- a CDS encoding GNAT family N-acetyltransferase produces MTNLWPEEVRLTGEGLVLREWAEDDIAFMPGLFDNPAVARFTPLPSPFDEVAAKAHYEKYVTRRAEGTGLRLAITDDGGEPLGEVVLFLNEDAAELGYAVGPAHRGRDLAARSLRVLTTHALDLGLGPLRLKIDAENAASQAVARRVGYALTDLPPEAKVEKGLEITLLTWEYAG; encoded by the coding sequence GTGACGAACCTCTGGCCGGAGGAGGTCCGGCTCACCGGTGAGGGACTCGTCCTGCGGGAGTGGGCCGAGGACGACATCGCGTTCATGCCGGGGCTGTTCGACAACCCGGCCGTCGCGCGGTTCACGCCGCTGCCCTCCCCGTTCGACGAGGTGGCGGCGAAGGCGCACTATGAGAAGTACGTCACCCGTCGCGCGGAGGGCACGGGGCTGCGGCTCGCCATCACGGACGACGGCGGCGAACCGCTCGGCGAGGTGGTGCTGTTCCTGAACGAGGATGCGGCCGAACTCGGGTACGCCGTCGGCCCCGCCCACCGCGGGCGCGATCTGGCGGCACGGTCCCTGCGGGTGCTCACCACGCACGCGCTGGACCTCGGGCTCGGACCGCTCCGGCTGAAGATCGACGCCGAGAACGCGGCCAGCCAGGCCGTCGCTCGCCGGGTCGGCTACGCCCTGACCGACCTGCCGCCCGAGGCGAAGGTCGAGAAGGGGCTGGAGATCACGCTGCTCACCTGGGAGTACGCCGGCTGA
- a CDS encoding cold-shock protein gives MGTSDGRVHRGRVRSWLVDDGWGVVGSADFADPIWVHYSMLEGFGPGEFRKLDVGDEVELTVEHAEQDEFRLRALWVRAASP, from the coding sequence ATGGGGACCTCCGACGGCCGCGTCCACCGCGGACGGGTTCGTTCCTGGCTGGTGGACGACGGCTGGGGAGTGGTCGGGTCGGCCGATTTCGCCGACCCGATCTGGGTCCATTATTCGATGCTGGAGGGTTTCGGGCCCGGAGAATTCCGGAAGCTCGACGTGGGCGACGAGGTCGAGCTGACCGTCGAGCACGCGGAACAGGACGAGTTCCGGCTGCGGGCGCTCTGGGTCCGTGCCGCAAGTCCGTGA
- a CDS encoding FKBP-type peptidyl-prolyl cis-trans isomerase — translation MRTFGKIVVIGAGVLALAACGEKQNTAGSVQSSSGAAPASAASSAPAAPKGKECTAEDVKTTGKFGEAPTITIPDDCDPPKKLITKDLEPGTGEGAKAGANLKMNYSLVTWSNKQKLDSSFDRGEPFELTLGAGMVIQGWDKGLEGIKQGARRLLIIPPDLGYGQGGNGIAPNETLVFVTDAVSVPTDKG, via the coding sequence ATGCGCACATTCGGCAAGATCGTGGTCATCGGCGCGGGCGTCCTCGCCCTGGCGGCCTGTGGCGAAAAGCAGAACACCGCAGGTTCCGTCCAGTCGTCCTCCGGCGCGGCCCCCGCGTCGGCGGCGTCGTCGGCTCCGGCCGCCCCCAAGGGCAAGGAATGCACGGCGGAGGACGTGAAGACCACCGGGAAGTTCGGCGAGGCGCCGACCATCACCATCCCGGACGACTGCGATCCGCCGAAGAAGCTCATCACCAAGGACCTCGAGCCGGGCACCGGCGAGGGCGCCAAGGCCGGCGCGAACCTGAAGATGAACTATTCGCTGGTCACCTGGTCCAACAAGCAGAAGCTGGACAGCTCGTTCGACCGCGGTGAACCGTTCGAGCTGACGCTCGGCGCCGGCATGGTCATCCAGGGCTGGGACAAGGGCCTCGAAGGGATCAAGCAGGGCGCGCGGCGGCTGCTGATCATCCCGCCGGACCTCGGCTACGGCCAGGGCGGCAACGGCATCGCGCCGAACGAGACCCTGGTGTTCGTGACCGACGCGGTGAGTGTCCCGACCGACAAGGGCTGA
- a CDS encoding UvrD-helicase domain-containing protein, producing MSPDRELDALEQDVALEQQYVTTLYRKLDTERADAQRRLDETLRQTGGTPQARTERDVATTLYTDRLSQLSSVEQGLCFGRLDFLPDHAEETTYIGRLGLFDEDDDYRPLLVDWRAPVARPFYLATAASPEGVRRRRHIRSLSRKVVGVDDEILDLSAADQGQDLGLAGEAALLAALERRRTGEMSDIVATIQAEQDRIIRASPNGVLVVQGGPGTGKTAVALHRAAYLLYTHRQQLTTRGVLVVGPNSTFLRYIGQVLPSLGETGVLLATIGQLYPGLDAAGPVTREAAEIKGRPVMADVLANAVRDRQRVPEPVLEIEFEREILMLDRKTCTEARTRARRSRRPHNLARRIFVSDLLDALTRQAARKLGEDLLDARDVQDIRAEVAADKNVAAAINGLWPKLTPEIVLDELFADRERLRSAAGKALSDTDREHLYSPTDAKWSPSDVPLLDELAELLGEDDTEARAEAARREREDRAYAEGVLDILEQDEEIVDEELLRVGDVLDAELFAERQQRRSEMTAAQRAAQDRTWTFGHVIVDEAQELTAMDWRLLMRRSPNRSMTLVGDVAQTGAAGGAKSWGEALSPYVADRWRLEELTVNYRTPAEIMAVASRVLADVNPELEAPVSVRETGFEPWLRVVDPADLAAELPGLVGAELSAVDGGTVAVLCPSSLVSTLSETLGEAGDRVSVMPVERAKGLEFDSVLLVAPDEVVAESPRGLNDLYVALTRATRRMGVVQTGDLVPALEGLG from the coding sequence GTGTCCCCGGACCGGGAACTCGACGCGCTCGAGCAGGACGTCGCGCTCGAGCAGCAGTACGTCACCACCCTCTACCGCAAGCTCGACACCGAACGCGCCGACGCGCAGCGCAGGCTCGACGAGACGCTGCGCCAGACCGGCGGCACCCCGCAGGCGCGCACCGAACGCGACGTCGCCACGACGCTCTACACCGACAGGCTGTCCCAGCTGAGCTCCGTCGAGCAGGGCCTGTGCTTCGGCCGCCTCGACTTCCTGCCGGACCACGCCGAGGAGACCACCTACATCGGGCGGCTCGGGCTGTTCGACGAGGACGACGACTACCGCCCGCTGCTCGTCGACTGGCGCGCGCCGGTCGCGCGGCCCTTCTACCTCGCCACCGCCGCCTCGCCCGAAGGTGTCCGGCGCCGTCGCCACATCCGGTCGCTGAGCCGGAAGGTCGTCGGCGTCGACGACGAGATCCTCGACCTCTCCGCCGCCGACCAGGGCCAGGACCTCGGGCTCGCGGGCGAGGCGGCGCTGCTGGCCGCGCTGGAGCGCCGCCGCACCGGCGAGATGAGCGACATCGTCGCCACCATCCAGGCCGAACAGGACCGCATCATCCGTGCGTCGCCGAACGGCGTCCTGGTGGTGCAGGGCGGGCCGGGCACCGGCAAGACCGCCGTCGCGCTGCACCGCGCGGCGTACCTGCTGTACACGCATCGCCAGCAGCTCACCACGCGCGGCGTGCTGGTGGTCGGGCCGAACAGCACGTTCCTCCGCTACATCGGGCAGGTCCTGCCGTCGCTGGGCGAGACCGGGGTGCTGCTGGCCACGATCGGGCAGCTGTACCCGGGTCTGGACGCCGCCGGGCCGGTGACCCGCGAAGCGGCCGAGATCAAGGGGCGCCCGGTGATGGCCGACGTGCTCGCCAACGCGGTCCGCGACCGTCAGCGGGTGCCGGAGCCGGTGCTGGAGATCGAGTTCGAACGCGAGATCCTCATGCTCGACCGCAAGACCTGCACCGAAGCGCGGACACGGGCCCGCCGGTCGCGCCGTCCGCACAACCTCGCGCGGCGGATCTTCGTCTCGGACCTCCTCGACGCGCTGACCCGGCAGGCCGCCCGCAAACTGGGGGAGGACCTGCTCGACGCGCGCGATGTCCAGGACATCCGCGCGGAGGTCGCGGCGGACAAGAACGTGGCCGCCGCGATCAACGGGCTGTGGCCGAAACTCACCCCCGAGATCGTGCTCGACGAGCTGTTCGCCGACCGCGAACGGCTACGCAGCGCGGCCGGGAAAGCCTTGTCGGACACCGATCGTGAGCATCTCTACAGTCCGACGGACGCGAAATGGAGCCCGTCGGACGTCCCGCTGCTCGACGAACTCGCCGAACTGCTCGGCGAGGACGACACCGAAGCCCGCGCCGAGGCCGCCCGCCGTGAGCGGGAGGACCGCGCCTACGCGGAAGGCGTGCTCGACATCCTCGAACAGGACGAGGAGATCGTCGACGAGGAACTGCTGCGGGTGGGCGACGTCCTCGACGCCGAACTGTTCGCCGAACGTCAGCAGCGCCGCAGCGAGATGACCGCGGCACAGCGGGCCGCCCAGGACCGGACCTGGACCTTCGGGCATGTGATCGTCGACGAGGCGCAGGAGCTGACCGCGATGGACTGGCGGCTGCTGATGCGCCGGTCACCGAACCGGTCGATGACGCTGGTCGGCGATGTCGCCCAGACCGGCGCGGCCGGTGGGGCGAAGTCGTGGGGAGAGGCGCTTTCGCCGTACGTCGCCGACCGCTGGCGCCTCGAAGAACTGACCGTCAACTACCGGACCCCGGCGGAGATCATGGCCGTCGCGTCCCGGGTGCTCGCCGACGTCAACCCGGAGTTGGAGGCGCCGGTTTCGGTGCGGGAGACGGGTTTCGAGCCTTGGCTGCGGGTGGTGGACCCGGCGGATCTCGCCGCGGAACTGCCCGGTCTCGTCGGCGCCGAACTGTCCGCGGTGGACGGTGGGACGGTCGCGGTGCTGTGCCCGTCGTCGTTGGTCTCGACACTTTCGGAGACGCTCGGCGAGGCGGGGGACCGGGTGTCGGTGATGCCGGTCGAGCGGGCGAAGGGGCTGGAGTTCGATTCGGTCCTGCTGGTCGCCCCGGACGAGGTCGTCGCCGAGTCGCCGCGCGGGCTCAACGATCTTTACGTGGCCCTGACCAGGGCGACCCGGCGGATGGGCGTAGTGCAGACCGGTGACCTTGTTCCCGCGCTGGAGGGTCTTGGCTAA
- a CDS encoding MFS transporter: protein MTSTTERPATVRAGRGTMAVACLIVFTAQMATTIYLPSLPMVERDFAVSRSFAALSVSLFVIGAAAPVVLWGRAADRLGRRAAMLASLGLFVVASEALIVNTSPTWLLLLRSLQGIGAGGAAIVARIVVRDLGDGDALARRLSVLSIAFVTALGGGQFAGGLLGGWQGGFAVLTAAGVLCVLGTLTIPLAKGRAEKTGMVRIYLRILAVPAFLRPTIAAGLGFATIVLLQEVSPFVFQRHFGLSVDQYGGLGLLFGLAYFAGALLVNRLAGRKGSPWLMRAGALVMTGAGLLTVVLWLLPAIPLTAALVTFVALYCGITFGQAALFPSGMAVAVSEVPGHGAYAVALCGFVAQSIAGVAATFAALLHANVVWASVATVLSLAAFLLVRARVRE from the coding sequence GTGACGAGCACAACCGAGCGCCCGGCCACCGTCCGCGCCGGACGCGGGACCATGGCGGTCGCCTGCCTGATCGTCTTCACCGCGCAGATGGCGACGACGATCTACCTCCCCTCCCTCCCGATGGTCGAACGCGACTTCGCGGTGTCGCGCAGCTTCGCGGCGCTCTCGGTGTCGCTGTTCGTCATCGGCGCGGCGGCGCCGGTGGTGCTGTGGGGCCGGGCGGCCGACCGTCTCGGGCGCCGGGCCGCGATGCTGGCGTCGCTGGGCCTGTTCGTCGTCGCCAGCGAGGCGCTCATCGTCAACACCTCACCCACGTGGCTCCTCCTTCTCCGTTCCCTGCAAGGGATCGGTGCCGGAGGGGCGGCCATCGTCGCCCGTATCGTCGTGCGGGACCTCGGCGACGGCGACGCGCTAGCCCGACGGCTTTCGGTGCTGTCCATCGCGTTCGTCACAGCACTCGGCGGCGGGCAGTTCGCCGGCGGGCTGCTCGGCGGATGGCAGGGCGGTTTCGCGGTGCTGACGGCGGCGGGCGTGCTCTGCGTCCTGGGCACGCTGACGATCCCGCTCGCCAAGGGCCGCGCGGAGAAGACCGGAATGGTCCGGATCTACCTCAGGATCCTCGCCGTTCCGGCGTTCCTGCGGCCGACGATCGCGGCCGGACTCGGCTTCGCGACGATCGTGCTCCTGCAAGAGGTCTCGCCGTTCGTCTTCCAGCGGCACTTCGGGCTGAGCGTCGACCAGTACGGCGGCCTCGGCCTCCTCTTCGGACTGGCCTACTTCGCCGGTGCGCTGCTGGTCAACCGGCTGGCCGGGCGCAAAGGCTCGCCGTGGCTGATGCGCGCGGGCGCGCTGGTCATGACCGGCGCCGGCCTGCTGACGGTCGTCTTGTGGCTCTTGCCCGCGATCCCGCTCACGGCCGCGCTCGTGACGTTCGTCGCGCTCTACTGCGGGATCACCTTCGGCCAGGCCGCGCTCTTCCCGAGCGGCATGGCCGTCGCCGTGAGCGAAGTGCCCGGGCACGGCGCGTATGCCGTCGCGCTGTGCGGGTTCGTGGCGCAGTCCATCGCGGGTGTCGCGGCCACCTTCGCCGCGCTGCTCCACGCGAACGTCGTGTGGGCGAGTGTGGCCACCGTCCTGTCCCTCGCCGCCTTCCTCCTGGTCCGGGCGCGAGTGCGGGAATGA
- a CDS encoding heme o synthase, with product MSLVNAAHGRSDSTSAVHPTGERPHGGRRTIRQVVGAYAALAKPRVIELLLVTTIPAMFLAGREIPSPWLVLATLVGGTMAAGSANALNCVIDADIDKVMNRTKRRPLVKESVPRRGALIFGLVLGVLSFVVLYFTVNLLSAILAIVTILFYIFVYTLVLKRRTSQNVVWGGAAGCMPVVIGWAAVTGTVEWPAFVMFGVIFFWTPPHTWALGMKYREDYERAGVPMLPVVATPQHVARQIVIYSWVMVAWTLLLVPVTSWIYTTFALLAGGWFLFYAHSLNAAVRRGEETKPMSLFHRSNTYLMIVFVALAVDSAIGLPAIGLPF from the coding sequence ATGTCGTTGGTGAACGCTGCGCACGGACGCAGTGACAGCACCAGCGCCGTACATCCGACCGGTGAACGACCGCACGGTGGCCGGCGAACAATCCGCCAGGTCGTCGGCGCGTACGCCGCCCTCGCGAAGCCCAGGGTGATCGAGCTCCTCCTTGTCACCACGATTCCCGCGATGTTCCTGGCGGGCCGGGAAATCCCGTCCCCGTGGCTGGTTCTCGCGACGCTCGTGGGTGGCACCATGGCCGCCGGCAGCGCCAACGCCTTGAACTGCGTCATCGACGCGGACATCGACAAGGTGATGAACCGCACGAAGCGCCGGCCGCTGGTGAAGGAATCCGTTCCCCGGCGCGGCGCGCTGATCTTCGGTCTCGTGCTCGGCGTCCTGTCGTTCGTCGTGCTCTATTTCACGGTGAACCTGCTCTCGGCGATCCTCGCGATCGTGACGATCCTCTTCTACATCTTCGTCTACACGCTGGTGTTGAAGCGGCGTACGTCACAGAACGTGGTCTGGGGCGGCGCCGCGGGCTGTATGCCGGTCGTCATCGGCTGGGCAGCCGTCACCGGCACCGTCGAGTGGCCCGCGTTCGTGATGTTCGGCGTCATCTTCTTCTGGACCCCGCCCCACACCTGGGCGCTGGGCATGAAGTACCGCGAGGACTACGAGCGCGCCGGCGTGCCGATGCTGCCGGTGGTCGCCACCCCGCAGCACGTGGCGCGGCAGATCGTCATCTACTCGTGGGTGATGGTCGCGTGGACGCTCCTGCTGGTCCCGGTGACGAGCTGGATCTACACGACGTTCGCTTTGCTCGCCGGTGGTTGGTTCCTCTTCTACGCGCACAGCCTGAACGCGGCGGTGCGGCGCGGCGAGGAGACCAAGCCGATGTCGCTGTTCCACCGGTCGAACACGTACCTGATGATCGTGTTCGTCGCGCTGGCGGTGGACTCGGCGATCGGGCTTCCCGCCATCGGGCTGCCTTTCTGA
- the tkt gene encoding transketolase: MSETASTSEKNPLLRRNVPADWTENDTRAVDTVRVLAADAVENCGSGHPGTAMSLAPLAYTLFQRTLRHDPADPEWPARDRFVLSAGHSSLTLYIQLYLAGFGLELEDLKQLRKWDSKTPGHPEYRHTKGVETTTGPLGQGLANAVGMAMAARRERGLLDPDAPQGESIFDHYVYVIASDGDIEEGVTAEASSIAGRQELGNLIVFWDDNEISIEDDTKIALSEDVVKRYEAYGWHTQVVEGGEDVVAIEEAIKAAKAETERPSFIALKTVIGYPAPKKMGTGKAHGAALGAEEVAAVKEILGFDPEQSFQVDDEVITHTRQAVDRGKTARAEWQEKFEAWGAANPERKKIADRMATRSLPEGFADNLPTWEPDAKGIATRKASGEVLNALADPLPELWGGSADLAESNNTTMKGADSFGPEKASTDMWKTSPYGRTLHFGIREHAMGSILNGIALHGGTRPYGATFLIFSDYMRPPVRLAALMKAPVTYVWTHDSIGLGEDGPTHQPIEQLSSLRAIPGLNVVRPADANETAYAWKAVLEDVHHPSGLALTRQNVPVLEGTSAEGVKRGGYVLAEASNGSPEVVLIATGSEVQLAVEARKTLEADGIPASVVSMPCVEWFDAQDQSYKDAVLPPSVKARVSVEAGVAQSWHRFTGDAGVNVSIEHFGASADAATLFREFGFTAEAVVEAARRSIANTKN; the protein is encoded by the coding sequence GTGTCCGAAACCGCCTCTACCAGCGAGAAGAACCCACTCCTCCGGCGCAACGTGCCCGCCGACTGGACCGAGAACGACACGCGGGCCGTCGACACCGTGCGGGTGCTCGCCGCGGACGCGGTCGAGAACTGCGGCAGCGGTCACCCCGGCACCGCGATGAGCCTCGCGCCGCTCGCGTACACGCTCTTCCAGCGGACGCTGCGTCATGACCCGGCCGACCCGGAGTGGCCCGCCCGTGACCGCTTCGTCCTCTCCGCCGGGCACTCGAGCCTCACCCTCTACATCCAGCTGTACCTCGCCGGGTTCGGCCTGGAGCTGGAAGACCTGAAGCAGCTGCGCAAGTGGGACTCGAAGACCCCGGGTCACCCGGAGTACCGCCACACCAAGGGCGTCGAGACCACCACCGGCCCGCTCGGCCAGGGCCTGGCCAACGCGGTCGGCATGGCGATGGCGGCCCGCCGCGAGCGCGGCCTGCTGGACCCGGACGCCCCGCAGGGCGAGAGCATCTTCGACCACTACGTCTACGTGATCGCCTCCGACGGTGACATCGAAGAGGGCGTCACCGCCGAGGCCTCCTCGATCGCCGGTCGCCAGGAGCTGGGCAACCTGATCGTCTTCTGGGACGACAACGAGATCTCGATCGAGGACGACACCAAGATCGCCCTCTCCGAAGACGTCGTGAAGCGTTACGAGGCCTACGGGTGGCACACCCAGGTCGTCGAGGGTGGCGAGGACGTCGTCGCGATCGAAGAGGCCATCAAGGCCGCGAAGGCCGAGACGGAGCGCCCGTCGTTCATCGCGCTGAAGACCGTCATCGGGTACCCGGCGCCGAAGAAGATGGGCACCGGCAAGGCCCACGGCGCCGCGCTCGGCGCCGAAGAGGTCGCCGCGGTCAAGGAGATCCTCGGCTTCGACCCGGAGCAGAGCTTCCAGGTCGACGACGAGGTCATCACGCACACCCGCCAGGCCGTCGACCGCGGCAAGACCGCCCGCGCCGAATGGCAGGAGAAGTTCGAGGCGTGGGGCGCCGCGAACCCGGAGCGCAAGAAGATCGCGGACCGGATGGCCACCCGCTCGCTGCCCGAGGGCTTCGCGGACAACCTGCCGACGTGGGAGCCGGACGCCAAGGGCATCGCGACCCGCAAGGCCTCCGGTGAGGTGCTCAACGCCCTCGCCGACCCGCTTCCCGAGCTGTGGGGCGGTTCCGCGGACCTCGCGGAGAGCAACAACACCACCATGAAGGGGGCCGACTCGTTCGGCCCGGAGAAGGCTTCCACCGACATGTGGAAGACCAGCCCGTACGGCCGGACGCTGCACTTCGGCATCCGTGAGCACGCGATGGGCTCGATCCTCAACGGCATCGCGCTGCACGGCGGCACCCGCCCCTACGGCGCGACGTTCCTGATCTTCTCCGACTACATGCGCCCGCCCGTCCGGCTGGCCGCGCTGATGAAGGCGCCGGTCACCTACGTGTGGACGCACGACTCGATCGGCCTGGGCGAGGACGGCCCCACCCACCAGCCGATCGAGCAGCTCTCCTCGCTGCGCGCGATCCCCGGCCTCAACGTCGTCCGCCCGGCGGACGCCAACGAGACCGCGTACGCGTGGAAGGCCGTCCTGGAGGACGTCCACCACCCGTCGGGTCTCGCGCTCACCCGGCAGAACGTGCCGGTCCTGGAGGGCACCAGCGCCGAAGGCGTCAAGCGGGGCGGTTACGTCCTCGCCGAGGCGTCCAACGGCAGCCCCGAGGTCGTGCTGATCGCGACCGGCTCCGAGGTCCAGCTGGCCGTCGAGGCCCGCAAGACCCTCGAAGCCGACGGCATCCCGGCGAGCGTCGTCTCGATGCCGTGTGTCGAGTGGTTCGACGCGCAGGACCAGTCCTACAAGGACGCGGTGCTCCCGCCGTCGGTCAAGGCACGCGTCTCCGTCGAGGCCGGTGTCGCCCAGTCGTGGCACCGCTTCACCGGTGACGCCGGGGTGAACGTTTCGATCGAGCACTTCGGTGCGTCGGCCGACGCCGCCACACTGTTCCGTGAGTTCGGTTTCACCGCGGAGGCAGTCGTCGAGGCCGCCCGTCGCTCGATCGCCAACACCAAGAACTGA
- the tal gene encoding transaldolase, whose amino-acid sequence MSNDKLAQLSEAGVSIWLDDLSRERLNTGNLADLIRDKHVVGVTTNPTIFANAMSKGEAYDEQTKELAARGADVEATIRELTTTDVRNAADLFRDVYTATNGVDGRVSIEVDPRLAKDSDKTVAEAQDLWKTVDRPNVLIKIPATEEGLPAITKTLAEGISVNVTLIFSVERYRAVIEAYFAGLEQAKANGHDLKGIHSVASFFVSRVDTEIDKRLDAIGTDSATALRGEAAIANARLAYAAFEELFASDRWKALAEAGANPQRPLWASTGVKDPQYSDTRYVDQLVVKDTVNTMPEKTLDAAGDHAEITGDTVTGKGPDAQVVFDKLRVVGIDIEDVFKVLEDEGVEKFEKSWTELLETVTGQLEKAKD is encoded by the coding sequence ATGAGCAACGACAAGCTCGCGCAGCTGTCCGAGGCCGGGGTGTCGATCTGGCTCGACGACCTGTCCCGTGAGCGCCTGAACACGGGCAACCTCGCCGACCTGATCCGCGACAAGCACGTCGTGGGCGTGACGACCAACCCGACGATCTTCGCCAACGCGATGTCGAAGGGCGAGGCGTACGACGAGCAGACCAAGGAGCTCGCCGCCCGCGGCGCCGACGTCGAGGCCACCATCCGTGAGCTGACCACCACCGACGTGCGCAACGCCGCGGACCTGTTCCGCGACGTGTACACCGCCACGAACGGGGTCGACGGCCGGGTGTCCATCGAGGTGGACCCGCGGCTGGCCAAGGACTCCGACAAGACGGTGGCCGAGGCGCAGGACCTGTGGAAGACCGTGGACCGGCCGAACGTGCTGATCAAGATCCCGGCCACCGAAGAGGGCCTCCCGGCGATCACCAAGACCCTGGCGGAGGGCATCAGCGTCAACGTCACGCTGATCTTCTCGGTCGAGCGGTACCGGGCGGTCATCGAGGCCTACTTCGCCGGCCTGGAGCAGGCGAAGGCCAACGGCCACGACCTCAAGGGCATCCACTCGGTCGCGTCGTTCTTCGTGTCCCGTGTGGACACCGAGATCGACAAGCGCCTCGACGCGATCGGCACCGACTCCGCCACCGCGCTGCGCGGCGAGGCCGCGATCGCCAACGCGCGGCTCGCGTACGCGGCGTTCGAGGAGCTCTTCGCTTCGGACCGCTGGAAGGCGCTCGCCGAGGCCGGCGCGAACCCGCAGCGTCCGCTGTGGGCCTCCACCGGCGTGAAGGACCCGCAGTACTCCGACACCCGCTACGTGGACCAGCTCGTCGTCAAGGACACGGTCAACACGATGCCGGAGAAGACCCTCGACGCCGCGGGCGACCACGCCGAGATCACCGGTGACACGGTGACCGGCAAGGGCCCGGACGCGCAGGTCGTCTTCGACAAGCTGCGTGTGGTCGGCATCGACATCGAAGACGTGTTCAAGGTCCTCGAAGACGAGGGCGTCGAGAAGTTCGAGAAGTCGTGGACCGAGCTTCTCGAGACCGTCACCGGGCAGCTGGAAAAGGCGAAGGACTGA
- a CDS encoding glucose-6-phosphate isomerase, with translation MAGETTGVEIVDAALAGEAAPFAERLVADQVASKLASQDATLWGPEAESEASIRLSWTTLHKSSRPLIGEIEALRTDLRSEGVDRVVLAGMGGSSLAPEVITATDGVPLTVLDTTDPGQVADALAGDLERTVIVVSSKSGGTVETDSHRRIFAKAFADAGIDAARRIVVVTDPGSPFAELSEKEGYRKVFLADPNVGGRYSALTAFGLVPAGLAGADVARLLDQAASVADELATDSVDNPAVKLAAAWGAAHEKGAEKVVIGDTGSGIKGFADWAEQLIAESTGKQGTGLLPVAVEGPDSPGFADAKGDATPVAVGAAEGAAKIAVTGSLGAQFLLWEFATALVGRLLGINPFDQPDVEAAKKAARSLLDNPDKLKGGEKPSTVDGAVEVFGSEGVSTDGKLADILRAFFDSAPENGYIAVQAYLDRLDDASTAVLRGEIAKRTGRQTTFGWGPRFLHSTGQYHKGGHQNGVFLQITGAVEDDLDVPDRPYTLGVLQHAQALGDGQVLAEHGRPVLRLHLTDRAAGLAGLVRAVQEAGE, from the coding sequence ATGGCAGGGGAAACGACCGGCGTCGAAATCGTCGACGCCGCCCTGGCCGGCGAAGCCGCTCCGTTCGCGGAGCGGCTCGTCGCCGACCAGGTCGCATCGAAACTGGCGTCCCAGGACGCCACACTGTGGGGTCCCGAAGCCGAGTCCGAAGCGTCGATCCGTCTCTCGTGGACGACGCTGCACAAGTCCTCGCGGCCGTTGATCGGCGAGATCGAGGCACTGCGGACCGACCTGCGTTCCGAGGGCGTCGACCGCGTCGTCCTCGCGGGCATGGGCGGTTCGTCGCTGGCCCCCGAGGTCATCACCGCGACCGACGGCGTCCCGCTGACGGTCCTCGACACCACCGACCCGGGTCAGGTCGCCGACGCGCTGGCCGGTGACCTGGAGCGCACGGTCATCGTCGTGTCGTCGAAATCCGGCGGCACCGTCGAGACCGACAGCCACCGCCGGATCTTCGCGAAGGCCTTCGCCGACGCGGGCATCGACGCGGCCCGGCGGATCGTGGTCGTCACCGACCCCGGCTCGCCGTTCGCGGAACTGTCCGAAAAGGAGGGTTACCGCAAGGTCTTCCTCGCCGACCCGAACGTCGGCGGCCGGTACTCGGCGCTGACCGCGTTCGGGCTCGTCCCGGCAGGGCTCGCCGGCGCGGACGTCGCCCGCCTGCTCGACCAGGCCGCTTCGGTGGCCGACGAGCTGGCCACCGACTCCGTCGACAACCCCGCGGTCAAGCTCGCGGCGGCTTGGGGCGCGGCGCACGAAAAGGGCGCCGAGAAGGTCGTCATCGGCGACACCGGTTCCGGGATCAAGGGTTTCGCCGACTGGGCGGAGCAGCTGATCGCCGAATCCACCGGCAAGCAGGGCACCGGTCTCCTGCCGGTGGCCGTCGAGGGCCCGGACTCCCCCGGTTTCGCCGACGCCAAGGGCGACGCCACCCCGGTGGCCGTCGGCGCGGCGGAAGGCGCGGCGAAGATCGCCGTGACCGGTTCGCTCGGCGCGCAGTTCCTGCTGTGGGAGTTCGCCACCGCACTGGTCGGACGGCTGCTCGGGATCAACCCGTTCGACCAGCCCGACGTCGAGGCCGCCAAGAAGGCCGCGCGTTCGCTGCTCGACAACCCGGACAAGCTCAAGGGCGGCGAGAAGCCGTCCACTGTGGACGGCGCGGTCGAGGTGTTCGGCTCGGAAGGCGTTTCGACGGACGGAAAGCTCGCGGACATCCTGCGGGCTTTCTTCGATTCCGCCCCGGAAAACGGCTACATCGCGGTGCAGGCGTACCTCGACCGGCTCGACGACGCGTCGACGGCGGTCCTGCGCGGCGAGATCGCCAAGCGCACCGGGCGCCAGACCACCTTCGGGTGGGGGCCGCGGTTCCTGCACTCGACCGGGCAGTACCACAAGGGCGGGCACCAGAACGGTGTCTTCCTGCAGATCACCGGCGCCGTCGAGGACGATCTCGACGTTCCGGACCGGCCGTACACGCTCGGCGTCCTGCAGCACGCGCAGGCACTGGGTGACGGCCAGGTGCTCGCCGAGCACGGCCGTCCGGTGCTGCGCCTGCACCTCACCGACCGGGCCGCCGGCCTGGCCGGACTGGTCCGCGCGGTACAGGAGGCCGGCGAGTGA